CCCTGGGCACTTGCCCTTGTGAGCCCAAATTACGAATCTGGTTGCTGCCGCTCAACAGCGACAACTATCAATTTACCACAATCGCATTGCCATTGCAACTGGCAATTTCTAACTTCGTATCACATGCTTTTGTTATCGCCGTTCGCTTTGCGTTCTCCGCACCTCTCGCGACGACAGATGATATATTATCACGGTCTGACACGTAACTCAATACGAAATCCAAAACAAAACGAAACAAAATTGTTTTTCAGCCAAAACCAATGCAAATTGCTTCGGTATCGGTGCATCAATCTTCATTTCTCTTGCTCCTCACCGGACCGCAGCACTTTATTCACAAAATCCATGCGAGCCCTCTCCGATTCCAGCAGTTCCTTTAGATACTTTGTATCCGCCAGGCGAAGCCGCACCGAATATTTCTTCTCGTACGAAGTCCGAAATTCCTCATTCTCCATCAGTCCTTTAAACCAGTCGGAGGCAAACAGCTTTTCCTCCAGTTTTTTACGTTCCATCACATCTGACAACCATGACATCGCTTCTGCACCTCCATGATTGCACCTGATAGGCTCCTGCGTGATAATGTACCCCAATCGCTGCATAATCACACTTATTCAAGATATAATTCTAAGTGTGCCTCCGTTGCATTTTCAGGCAAATTACGGTAGGCTAATTAGTATAGAAATATTCTAATCTATCCGTTTGTGGGAGGGAATCAAAAATGGCACATCAATTACCAGCTCTTCCGTACGACAAAGCGGCTCTGGAACCGCACATCGACGCGCAAACCATGGAAATCCATCACGGCAGACACCACGCTACATATGTGAACAACCTGAACGCTGCTTTGGAAGGCCATCCGGATCTTCAGGAAAAAAGCATCGAAGACCTCCTGCGCAACATCAACAGTGTTCCCGAAAACATCCGGACTGCCGTTCGTAACAACGGCGGCGGGCATCACAACCACTCGTTGTTCTGGCAGATCCTGAGCCCGAACGGCGGCGGACAGCCGACCGGCGCTGTGGCCGACGCGATCAACAGCAAATTCGGCAGCTTTGACAAATTCAAGGAAGAATTCACGAAAGCGGCTACCACCCGTTTTGGCAGCGGCTGGGCATGGCTCGTGGTCGATCAAAACGGCGAGCTGCAGGTGTACAGCACCGCCAACCAGGACAGCCCGCTGATGGACGGTCACACCCCGATCCTCGGTCTGGACGTGTGGGAGCATGCTTACTACCTGAAATACCAAAACAAGCGTCCCGACTACATCAACGCCTTCTGGAACATCGTCAACTGGGACGAAGTCAACAAGCGTTACCAAGCAGCACGCGGGTAATGGCGGGCGCGCCCATCCCGGGCACCAGAAAGCAGCCCATTTTCCTCCACAGGGGAAAATGGGCTTTTCATTTCCCCGCAAAAAAGCAGAAAAGGCGCACCCAAACCCGCGCCATCACGAATGTTCGGTACGCCTTTTGAGCAAAAAAGCAATTGCTCCGCCCAAATCATCAAAAAGCGGTCGCCAGTCCGTCAGGATGCTTCGCCGTTTGTCTTCTTCCCGACTTGTTGCCGCAGATACGCGTCGATAAACGAATCGATCGCACCGTCTACCACCGCATGTACGTTGCCGACTTCTTCACCGGTCCGGTGGTCTTTCACCAACGAGTAGGGGTGGAACACATAGGAGCGGATCTGGCTCCCCCAGGCGATGTCCCGCTGTTCCCCCCGCAATTCCGCCAATTCTTTTTCCCTTTCCTCCAATTGTCGTTCATACAGTTTGGAAGCGAGGATCTTCATGGCGGTTGCACGGTTTTTGATCTGCGACCGCTCGCTCTGGCAAGTGACGACGATGCCGGTCGGAATGTGGGTGATCCGCACGGCCGAATCGGTCGTATTCACATGCTGGCCGCCCGCCCCGGAAGACCGGTACGTGTCGATCTTCAGATCGGATTCTCGGATTTCGATATCCACATTCTCGTCCATCTCAGGCATCACATTGACTGACGCAAACGATGTATGGCGGCGTCCCGACGCGTCAAACGGCGAAATTCGCACGAGGCGGTGCACGCCCCGTTCCGCCTTCAAATAGCCATACGCGTTGTATCCCTTGATCAGCAGCGTGACGCTTTTGATACCGGCTTCTTCACCCGGCAGATA
The sequence above is drawn from the Effusibacillus pohliae DSM 22757 genome and encodes:
- a CDS encoding superoxide dismutase is translated as MAHQLPALPYDKAALEPHIDAQTMEIHHGRHHATYVNNLNAALEGHPDLQEKSIEDLLRNINSVPENIRTAVRNNGGGHHNHSLFWQILSPNGGGQPTGAVADAINSKFGSFDKFKEEFTKAATTRFGSGWAWLVVDQNGELQVYSTANQDSPLMDGHTPILGLDVWEHAYYLKYQNKRPDYINAFWNIVNWDEVNKRYQAARG
- the prfB gene encoding peptide chain release factor 2 (programmed frameshift) gives rise to the protein MATKTPGELRQELQTTAKRLADIGRSLDLPAKKNRIAALEEQMASPTFWDDQEAAQKVINETNALKSLVEQVEKLSRQQEDLEVLLELAREEGGESLFDEVEQGVDKLGQDLSEFELQLLLNEPYDKNNAILEIHPGAGGTESQDWASILLRMYTRWAEDKGYKVETLDYLPGEEAGIKSVTLLIKGYNAYGYLKAERGVHRLVRISPFDASGRRHTSFASVNVMPEMDENVDIEIRESDLKIDTYRSSGAGGQHVNTTDSAVRITHIPTGIVVTCQSERSQIKNRATAMKILASKLYERQLEEREKELAELRGEQRDIAWGSQIRSYVFHPYSLVKDHRTGEEVGNVHAVVDGAIDSFIDAYLRQQVGKKTNGEAS